A single region of the Gossypium arboreum isolate Shixiya-1 chromosome 12, ASM2569848v2, whole genome shotgun sequence genome encodes:
- the LOC128285488 gene encoding uncharacterized protein LOC128285488: protein MVQSGIAGNFSIDEHDCLRFHNRICVPNVSKLKELILREAHDSPFTLHLIGTKMYCDLRELYWWLALYGRRCRLPVCWTELNERKVIGPELIQEIEDTVKKIRERLKKTFDRQKSYADLKRRDIEYTIGGKVFLKVSPWKKIMRFGRKGKLSLHFIRPYEIIERLGPVAYRLALPSELQKIHDIFHVSMLKRYRSDPSYIISTEDIEIRPDLSYEEEPIKILAHEIKELRNKRVLLVKILWKSHNIEEATWELEEAMRSQYPHLFLSKF from the exons ATGGTTCAGAGTGGCATAGCAGGGAATTTTAGTATTGATGAGCATGATTGTCTAAGATTTCATAATCGGATTTGTGTTCCAAATGTTTCAAAATTGAAAGAGTTGATACTTCGAGAAGCACATGATAGTCCTTTTACATTACATCTCATAGGAACGAAAATGTACTGCGATTTACGAGAATTATATTGGTGGCTAG ctttatatggtcgaagATGTCGGTTACCAGTGTGTTGGACAGAATTGAATGAGAGGAAAGTGATTGGACCAGAattgattcaagaaatagaagataCTGTTAAGAAGATTCGAGAAAGACTGAAGAAAACTTTTGACaggcagaaatcatatgcagatttgaaacgtagAGACATTGAGTACACGATTGGTGgtaaggtatttctaaaagtttcaccttggaagaaaattatgAGGTTCGGTCGAAAAGGAAAACTAAGTCTTCATTTTattagaccatatgagattattgagagacttggaccagttgcatatcgtcTGGCTTTACCTTCAGAACTACAAAAGATTCATGatatttttcatgtttctatgctcaaaagatatcgatcagatccttcatatATTATTTCTACAGAGGATATTGAAATTCGACCTGATCtgtcatatgaagaagaaccaattaagaTATTGGCTCATGAGATAAAGGAATTGCGTAATAAACGAGTTCTTTTAGTGAAAATATTGTGGaaaagtcataatattgaagAAGCAACTTGGGAGTTAGAAGAGGCTATGAGATCACAGTATCCCCACCTCTTTTTAAGTAAATTTTGA